The following are from one region of the Magallana gigas chromosome 6, xbMagGiga1.1, whole genome shotgun sequence genome:
- the LOC105323475 gene encoding large ribosomal subunit protein uL22 — protein sequence MVRYATEPDNPTKSAKARGSYLRVHFKNTRETAQAIKRMHVKRATKYLKNVMAKKEVVPFRRFSGGVGRCAQAKAFKHSQGRWPKKSAEFLLQLLKNAESNAEYKGLDTDHLVIEHIMVNAAPKMRRRTYRAHGRINPYMSSPCHIELILAEREQAVPRPGTTEDEPVKKKVSQKKLKRQKMMMRD from the exons ATGGTTCGATACGCCACAGAACCAGATAATCCAACAAAAT CGGCCAAGGCCAGGGGATCTTATCTCCGTGTTCACTTTAAG AACACAAGAGAAACTGCACAGGCCATCAAACGTATGCATGTTAAGAGGGCCACAAAATACCTCAAGAATGTGATGGCAAAGAAAGAAGTGGTTCCCTTCCGTAGATTTAGTGGCGGAGTGGGACGATGTGCACAG GCTAAAGCCTTTAAGCATTCCCAAGGTCGCTGGCCAAAGAAGAGTGCTGAATTCTTATTGCAGCTTTTGAAGAATGCTGAGAGCAATGCAGAGTACAAG GGATTGGATACTGATCACTTGGTTATTGAACACATCATGGTGAATGCTGCACCCAAGATGAGAAGAAGGACATACCGTGCTCATGGTCGAATTAACC CTTACATGAGCAGTCCCTGCCACATTGAGCTGATCCTGGCTGAGCGTGAACAAGCCGTGCCAAGACCAGGTACCACTGAGGATGAACCAGTCAAGAAGAAGGTCTCCCAGAAAAAACTCAAGAGACAGAAAATGATGATGAGGGactaa
- the LOC105339498 gene encoding uncharacterized protein: MEDRTCGRNSSDVSRSTSSSVHSSQKRASSYRVASLNPKTQSDSRRQCDRYQREERGLQMASSEEKSVLPISVNNSPRQQISDTSTQVFSLNSSISEPVCRICHGTSNTEQLMSLCYCAGSIGLMHVSCLQRWLGSSNKTQCELCHFNFAIERKPKPFYMYLSNPGSKEDRRRLLFDLVCVCLLTPSTLTVVSLCIYGASNYSPHRGEFAGLVLLGTLLLALFIVWLVICLRINLKKWEEWKQFNQKVKLKCSPPQEDRNNTEGRKGEGFHRTDMSRQRSQMGVKISSIEIKVITEGQHGGSEYISRRTSPDSRKSALNSISRPLPHPCDKLTEDPFVLQRRIPPRSDDTTQTYYMPRAREQAPGRAGYMNGEQVVGNCYISSSSSKESTSIGRDRYRTTPRSWDVSPPGQYYRAPSTAGPRSKNHYHDTCTPYYENEISVSGPSDTRSETRSKSAMSYNVHENKRLSNYMYNPSVVYPKERYI; this comes from the exons ATGGAGGATCGAACATGTGGACGGAATTCTTCTGACGTCAGTCGATCTACATCTTCCTCTGTTCACTCGTCCCAAAAGAGGGCATCATCATATAGAGTTGCTTCATTAAACCCTAAAACTCAATCGGATTCTCGACGACAGTGCGATAGGTACCAACGTGAGGAGCGTGGTCTTCAAATGGCATCGTCTGAGGAGAAGTCAGTCCTTCCGATCAGCGTAAACAATAGTCCACGACAACAGATCTCTGACACGAGCACGCAGGTCTTTAGTCTCAACAG TTCAATCAGTGAGCCTGTGTGCAGAATCTGCCATGGAACATCAAACACTGAACAGCTGATGTCCCTGTGTTACTGCGCAGGCTCTATCGGACTGATGCACGTGTCCTGTCTACAGAGATGGCTAGGGTCTTCCAACAAGACACAATGTGAACTCTGCCACTTCAACTTTGCCATTGAGAGGAAACCTAAACCCTTTTATATG TACCTGTCTAACCCGGGTAGTAAAGAGGACCGGAGGCGCCTGCTCTTTGACCTCGTCTGTGTCTGTCTGCTGACCCCCTCCACCCTTACTGTGGTCTCCCTGTGTATATACGGTGCCTCCAACTACTCACCCCACAGAGGAGAGTTCGCTGGGCTGGTGCTGCTGGGGACACTCCTGTTGGCTTTATTCATTGTGTGGTTGGtg atatgcttACGAATAAACTTGAAGAAATGGGAAGAATGGAAGCAGTTTAACCAAAAAGTGAAACTGAAGTGTAGTCCACCCCAGGAAGACCGTAATAATACAGAGGGTCGGAAAGGCGAGGGTTTCCACCGGACAGATATGTCCAGACAGAGGTCACAGATGGGAGTCAAGATAAGCAGCATAGAAATCAAGGTCATTACTGAAGGTCAACATGGCGGCAGCGAGTACATATCACGCAGGACCTCTCCAGATTCCAGAAAAAGCGCTTTAAATTCTATTTCACGCCCCCTTCCACACCCTTGTGATAAATTAACGGAGGACCCATTTGTTCTTCAAAGACGCATCCCTCCCAGGTCTGACGACACGACCCAGACCTACTACATGCCCAGGGCCCGGGAACAGGCCCCTGGGCGGGCAGGCTACATGAACGGGGAGCAAGTTGTTGGTAACTGCTATATTTCCTCGTCGTCATCTAAAGAGAGTACGTCTATTGGACGGGATAGATACAGAACGACCCCTCGCTCTTGGGACGTGTCTCCACCGGGCCAGTACTACAGAGCGCCCTCTACGGCGGGACCGAGATCCAAAAACCATTATCACGATACATGTACTCCCTACTATGAAAACGAAATTTCTGTATCAGGTCCATCTGACACTAGGTCCGAGACACGAAGCAAGTCCGCAATGTCTTACAATGTGCACGAAAATAAACGACtgagtaattacatgtataacccaAGCGTTGTGTATCCAAAGGAGCGATACATTTAG
- the LOC105339507 gene encoding cys-loop ligand-gated ion channel isoform X2, whose protein sequence is MDTPKNQSLIRVMKKDNKVHVKDVVEAQKKVVHLKVSILNIIEVDTLKESFTADVFYQARWREPKLDGNKGSDNIDWTTYWNPKVFLSNAIAQRDHATWFVLQSDETGETYIVEKNRMVATFTESMELALFPFDIQDLNIFITTTLSEAEVGFHEDDREISSVHTETFAKKQEWQIYEFVHFTPKVLTQEYANNKFKKPGMYVFCSAARKPGFFMWNVIVLMCIISSLALATFAVARSKIENRLQLSIILVLVTVTFKFVTNQVIPKISYMTHLDRYIIGSTIFLYLIAMWHAGSETLVTDDDLLSTLDQYAFYGFCGLFGLIQIIFTLIVVLSGSTRRYGVNKKLKNYHKKRQNIMRSVEIVKTSKTNTLVKKQTLDYSAD, encoded by the exons ATGGACACTCCCAAAAACCAgagtttgattcgagtcatgaaAAAGGACAACAAG GTCCATGTTAAAGATGTCGTTGAGGCCCAAAAAAAGGTAGTGCACCTTAAGGTTTCTATTCTTAACATCATTGAAGTCGACACATTGAAGGAGAGTTTTACGGCGGATGTTTTCTATCAGGCAAGATGGAGGGAACCAAAACTTGACGGTAACAAg GGGAGTGATAACATAGATTGGACAACTTACTGGAATCCGAAGGTTTTCCTTTCAAACGCCATTGCTCAGAGAGACCATGCCACGTGGTTTGTGCTCCAAAGTGATGAGACTGGAGAGACCTATATCGTGGAGAAAAACCGCATGGTGGCCACTTTTACCGAGAGCATGGAACTAGCACTGTTTCCTTTTGATATCCAG gatttgaacatttttatcacGACGACGCTTTCTGAGGCGGAAGTTGGGTTTCATGAAGATGATAGAGAAATATCAAGTGTTCACACCGAAACATTTGCAAAGAAACAGGAATGGCAGATTTACGAATTTGTCCACTTTACGCCAAAAGTTTTAACTCAGGAATATGCcaacaataaattcaaaaagcCTGGCATGTACGTCTTCTGTAGTGCGGCCAGGAAACCGGGGTTCTTTATGTGGAATGTCATTGTTCTAATG TGCATTATAAGTTCCCTGGCCCTGGCGACGTTTGCGGTGGCCCGGAGTAAGATAGAGAACCGCCTACAGCTGTCAATCATACTGGTACTGGTAACGGTGACCTTCAAGTTTGTCACCAACCAGGTCATCCCCAAAATATCTTATATGACACACCTG GATCGGTACATTATCGGGAGCACCATATTCCTGTACCTGATAGCGATGTGGCACGCTGGGTCGGAGACACTGGTCACTGATGACGACTTACTGAGTACCCTGGACCAGTACGCCTTCTATGGCTTCTGTGGATTGTTTGGTCTCATCCAAATCATATTCACACTGATAGTGGTCTTAAGT GGTTCTACTAGACGATATGGAGTCAACAAGAAACTCAAGAACTATCAT aaaaaacGACAGAACATTATGAGATCAGTAGAAATCGTAAAGACGTCCAAAACAAATACATTAGTCAAGAAACAGACCCTGGATTACAGTGCCGACTGA
- the LOC105339507 gene encoding cys-loop ligand-gated ion channel isoform X1 → MDTPKNQSLIRVMKKDNKVHVKDVVEAQKKVVHLKVSILNIIEVDTLKESFTADVFYQARWREPKLDGNKGSDNIDWTTYWNPKVFLSNAIAQRDHATWFVLQSDETGETYIVEKNRMVATFTESMELALFPFDIQDLNIFITTTLSEAEVGFHEDDREISSVHTETFAKKQEWQIYEFVHFTPKVLTQEYANNKFKKPGMYVFCSAARKPGFFMWNVIVLMCIISSLALATFDISLFQCIISSLALATFAVARSKIENRLQLSIILVLVTVTFKFVTNQVIPKISYMTHLDRYIIGSTIFLYLIAMWHAGSETLVTDDDLLSTLDQYAFYGFCGLFGLIQIIFTLIVVLSGSTRRYGVNKKLKNYHKKRQNIMRSVEIVKTSKTNTLVKKQTLDYSAD, encoded by the exons ATGGACACTCCCAAAAACCAgagtttgattcgagtcatgaaAAAGGACAACAAG GTCCATGTTAAAGATGTCGTTGAGGCCCAAAAAAAGGTAGTGCACCTTAAGGTTTCTATTCTTAACATCATTGAAGTCGACACATTGAAGGAGAGTTTTACGGCGGATGTTTTCTATCAGGCAAGATGGAGGGAACCAAAACTTGACGGTAACAAg GGGAGTGATAACATAGATTGGACAACTTACTGGAATCCGAAGGTTTTCCTTTCAAACGCCATTGCTCAGAGAGACCATGCCACGTGGTTTGTGCTCCAAAGTGATGAGACTGGAGAGACCTATATCGTGGAGAAAAACCGCATGGTGGCCACTTTTACCGAGAGCATGGAACTAGCACTGTTTCCTTTTGATATCCAG gatttgaacatttttatcacGACGACGCTTTCTGAGGCGGAAGTTGGGTTTCATGAAGATGATAGAGAAATATCAAGTGTTCACACCGAAACATTTGCAAAGAAACAGGAATGGCAGATTTACGAATTTGTCCACTTTACGCCAAAAGTTTTAACTCAGGAATATGCcaacaataaattcaaaaagcCTGGCATGTACGTCTTCTGTAGTGCGGCCAGGAAACCGGGGTTCTTTATGTGGAATGTCATTGTTCTAATG TGCATTATAAGTTCCCTGGCCCTGGCGACTTTTGATATTTCTTTGTTTCAGTGCATTATAAGTTCCCTGGCCCTGGCGACGTTTGCGGTGGCCCGGAGTAAGATAGAGAACCGCCTACAGCTGTCAATCATACTGGTACTGGTAACGGTGACCTTCAAGTTTGTCACCAACCAGGTCATCCCCAAAATATCTTATATGACACACCTG GATCGGTACATTATCGGGAGCACCATATTCCTGTACCTGATAGCGATGTGGCACGCTGGGTCGGAGACACTGGTCACTGATGACGACTTACTGAGTACCCTGGACCAGTACGCCTTCTATGGCTTCTGTGGATTGTTTGGTCTCATCCAAATCATATTCACACTGATAGTGGTCTTAAGT GGTTCTACTAGACGATATGGAGTCAACAAGAAACTCAAGAACTATCAT aaaaaacGACAGAACATTATGAGATCAGTAGAAATCGTAAAGACGTCCAAAACAAATACATTAGTCAAGAAACAGACCCTGGATTACAGTGCCGACTGA